One stretch of Methermicoccus shengliensis DSM 18856 DNA includes these proteins:
- the csm4 gene encoding type III-A CRISPR-associated RAMP protein Csm4, giving the protein MSTTPEFMLCRMEPRAPFHVGEREMALESTEHYIHSDTLFSGICCMYRLLYGREELESLLERFLQHDVPFMISSAFPYAGNVLLLPIPKNVNLAQYVNQSLRKQYKKLEFVSLDIFTKLVRGEDIAEDVVRGKLVQNGRVLVSSDESVPDRVWCVKEVPRVTIDRKDNASSLYMFSEVSFAPGCGLWFLMDMREKRYTKKVWAAIRLLGEEGIGGDRTCGKGLFSVSEKKMDVRTKSTADHFLTLSLYHPSRDELSLTRPSYYELVRRGGWISGSRGMRRKRVRMFAEGSVFNAPCGTYGELVDVTPDAFFDHRVYRYGYAFCMPMEVHA; this is encoded by the coding sequence GTGAGTACAACGCCCGAGTTCATGCTGTGCAGAATGGAGCCCAGAGCCCCATTCCACGTGGGCGAGAGGGAGATGGCTCTCGAGAGCACCGAGCACTACATACACTCGGACACACTTTTCAGCGGCATCTGTTGTATGTACAGGCTGCTCTATGGAAGGGAAGAGCTTGAGTCACTTTTGGAGAGATTCTTGCAACATGATGTCCCATTTATGATATCCTCTGCATTTCCATACGCAGGCAATGTGCTGCTGCTACCCATACCAAAGAATGTCAACTTAGCACAGTATGTCAATCAATCGCTGAGAAAGCAATACAAGAAGCTCGAGTTCGTCTCGCTGGATATTTTCACTAAGCTCGTCAGAGGCGAGGACATAGCCGAGGATGTCGTGAGGGGCAAGCTCGTACAGAACGGGAGGGTGCTCGTGAGCAGCGATGAGAGTGTGCCAGATAGAGTCTGGTGTGTGAAAGAGGTGCCAAGAGTGACAATAGACCGAAAAGACAACGCCTCCAGCCTGTATATGTTCAGTGAGGTGAGCTTTGCCCCAGGATGTGGGCTGTGGTTTCTCATGGACATGCGGGAGAAGAGGTACACAAAAAAGGTGTGGGCTGCAATTCGCCTGCTGGGAGAGGAGGGGATTGGAGGCGACAGAACGTGCGGGAAAGGACTGTTCTCGGTGTCTGAAAAGAAGATGGACGTGAGAACAAAAAGCACTGCTGACCATTTCCTCACGCTCTCCCTGTATCACCCCTCGAGAGACGAGCTATCTCTTACACGCCCCTCATACTACGAGCTGGTCAGGCGAGGAGGGTGGATATCGGGTAGTAGGGGTATGAGGAGAAAGCGTGTGCGCATGTTCGCTGAGGGGTCTGTGTTCAATGCCCCATGCGGCACATATGGAGAGCTCGTGGACGTTACCCCGGATGCGTTTTTTGACCACAGGGTATACCGCTACGGGTATGCGTTCTGTATGCCCATGGAGGTGCATGCATGA
- the csm2 gene encoding type III-A CRISPR-associated protein Csm2, which translates to MNGGSSIVESTIHDIEAILDGDSEKLVMHAEKLGQHLGKGVSTSQIRNVFSEVKAMRSYDPHRLNLLRPKLAYTAGRHGRRKNGKLTGEIVDLQKILDHAIRKVNGEERFRNFQRFFEAILAYHRYYGKE; encoded by the coding sequence ATGAATGGAGGAAGTTCCATCGTGGAGAGCACTATCCATGATATAGAGGCCATCCTGGATGGAGACAGCGAGAAGCTCGTAATGCATGCAGAGAAGCTGGGCCAGCATTTAGGTAAGGGAGTATCGACCTCTCAAATCAGGAATGTGTTCTCAGAGGTAAAGGCTATGCGCTCCTATGACCCCCACAGGCTGAACCTTCTAAGACCCAAACTGGCATACACTGCGGGAAGGCATGGGAGGAGAAAAAATGGAAAACTCACTGGAGAGATAGTGGACCTGCAGAAAATCCTTGACCACGCCATCCGCAAGGTGAATGGGGAGGAGAGGTTCAGAAACTTTCAGAGGTTCTTCGAGGCGATACTCGCGTATCACAGGTACTACGGAAAGGAGTAG
- a CDS encoding ribonuclease P protein component 4 → MSARRRTRIAKERIERLFELAEREFRHDPELSHTWLELARRISMRTRVRIPRELKRRMCRSCHRLLVPGRSARVRLKKGRVCITCLACGRVMRYPYDRDINTKDDERKGRCSLE, encoded by the coding sequence GTGTCAGCAAGGAGGCGGACAAGAATCGCAAAGGAGCGGATCGAGAGGCTGTTTGAGCTCGCAGAGCGAGAGTTCAGACACGACCCAGAACTCAGCCACACATGGCTCGAGCTTGCGAGAAGAATCTCCATGAGGACGAGGGTAAGGATTCCGAGAGAGCTCAAGCGCAGGATGTGCAGGAGCTGCCATCGCCTGCTGGTGCCGGGCAGGAGCGCGAGGGTGAGGCTCAAGAAAGGGAGGGTGTGCATCACGTGTCTTGCATGTGGCAGGGTGATGCGGTATCCATACGATAGGGATATAAATACCAAGGATGATGAGCGGAAGGGGAGATGTAGCCTTGAGTGA
- the aroE gene encoding shikimate dehydrogenase, whose product MKQIVAVLGHPIGHTMSPVMHNAAFEALGIDAEYLAFDVLPERLGEAIEGARALGFVGLNITIPHKVAALQYCEPDPLAASIGAVNTLVFGDEVKGYNTDATGAMEALRRAKVRVGGKEVLVMGAGGAARAIAHALVHEGARVVVANRTKQRAVELCEALGRATGTGFDELPALVQSCDVLINATSVGMRGESLVRGEWLHEGQVVFDIVYNPPETPLLKAARSAGAKTIDGVAMLVHQGAKAFELWFGVEPPVDVMERAVRRALAEG is encoded by the coding sequence ATGAAGCAGATTGTGGCGGTGCTTGGACATCCAATCGGGCACACGATGTCTCCCGTGATGCACAACGCAGCCTTCGAGGCGCTCGGCATCGATGCCGAGTATCTGGCGTTCGACGTGCTGCCAGAGCGGCTTGGAGAGGCGATAGAGGGGGCACGGGCGCTCGGGTTTGTGGGGCTCAACATCACCATTCCCCACAAGGTGGCGGCACTGCAGTACTGCGAGCCAGATCCGCTCGCTGCGAGCATAGGGGCTGTGAACACGCTCGTGTTTGGAGATGAGGTGAAGGGGTACAACACCGATGCCACGGGGGCGATGGAGGCGCTCAGGAGGGCGAAAGTGAGGGTTGGGGGCAAAGAGGTGCTCGTCATGGGAGCTGGAGGGGCTGCGAGGGCGATAGCCCATGCGCTCGTACACGAGGGTGCGAGGGTGGTGGTGGCAAACCGCACGAAACAGAGGGCTGTGGAGCTGTGCGAGGCGCTCGGAAGAGCCACGGGAACGGGGTTCGATGAGCTGCCAGCACTGGTGCAGAGCTGTGATGTGCTCATCAACGCCACCTCTGTGGGCATGAGGGGTGAGAGCCTCGTGAGAGGTGAGTGGCTGCACGAGGGACAGGTGGTGTTCGACATCGTGTACAACCCGCCCGAGACCCCGCTTCTCAAGGCTGCAAGGAGCGCTGGCGCAAAGACGATAGATGGGGTGGCGATGCTGGTGCATCAGGGTGCAAAGGCGTTCGAGCTGTGGTTTGGCGTCGAGCCGCCCGTGGACGTGATGGAAAGGGCGGTGAGAAGGGCGCTGGCAGAAGGGTGA
- a CDS encoding TIGR02710 family CRISPR-associated CARF protein gives MKALIATVGTGIGGGKEGVESLAHAIAKSIRSHNPDLVVFVVTKQSEESTVPEIIKQCPNMPEYELIRLEDMSDIRAAYELVSRKISELREKHYEVAVDFTSGTKAMSAGAAIAGAGHLCMLTYVGGKRGDNNLVLRGEEDVKTLEFTGVYVDAEMRLIRRLFNCHQYSSCIATAENLRRLTADPSVGEELDRYQRLAEGYSAWDLFDHERAYGILKGEGEWVPPGNKEFLGRLRRADEHERMDFLIADLLNNAERRIKEGKYDDAVARLYRTVELTGQTVLLREYGMKTSEVAIERLRRLLDGVQLARYERMADEEGKLQLPLQKTFELLRDLGHPLGGMMDTELRDNLNKRNYSILAHGLDPVGEERALILMNKARELARTVVGPSRLDELMEKSRFPQIVECP, from the coding sequence ATGAAGGCACTGATAGCGACTGTTGGCACTGGGATAGGTGGGGGAAAAGAGGGTGTGGAGAGCCTTGCGCATGCCATAGCAAAGTCGATAAGGAGCCATAACCCAGACCTCGTGGTATTTGTTGTAACAAAGCAGAGCGAGGAGAGCACCGTCCCCGAGATAATAAAGCAGTGCCCCAACATGCCAGAGTATGAGCTGATACGCCTCGAGGATATGAGCGACATAAGGGCTGCATACGAGCTGGTTTCCAGAAAGATAAGTGAGCTCAGGGAAAAGCACTACGAGGTGGCTGTGGACTTCACATCGGGTACCAAGGCGATGAGTGCGGGTGCCGCGATTGCTGGGGCTGGGCATCTTTGCATGCTGACCTATGTGGGTGGAAAGAGGGGTGATAACAATCTCGTTCTCAGAGGGGAGGAGGATGTAAAGACGCTTGAGTTCACAGGAGTGTATGTAGATGCCGAGATGAGGCTGATAAGGAGGCTTTTCAACTGCCACCAGTACTCCTCCTGCATCGCCACAGCAGAGAATCTGCGAAGACTCACCGCAGACCCGAGTGTGGGAGAGGAGCTGGACAGATACCAGAGGCTCGCAGAAGGGTACTCGGCATGGGACCTCTTCGACCACGAGCGAGCATATGGGATTCTGAAGGGTGAAGGAGAGTGGGTACCTCCGGGAAACAAGGAGTTTCTCGGAAGGCTCAGGAGGGCAGATGAGCACGAGAGGATGGACTTCCTCATTGCAGACCTCCTGAACAACGCAGAGAGAAGAATCAAAGAGGGCAAGTATGACGATGCTGTTGCGAGGCTGTACAGGACTGTGGAGCTCACTGGTCAGACTGTGCTCTTGAGGGAGTATGGCATGAAGACATCAGAGGTAGCCATCGAGCGCCTGAGGAGGCTACTCGATGGGGTACAGCTTGCAAGGTACGAGCGGATGGCGGACGAGGAAGGTAAGCTGCAGCTACCCCTCCAGAAGACGTTCGAGCTGCTGAGGGATTTGGGCCATCCACTCGGAGGGATGATGGACACCGAGCTGAGAGACAATCTAAACAAGAGAAACTACTCAATACTCGCACATGGGCTTGACCCCGTGGGAGAGGAGAGGGCACTCATTCTCATGAATAAGGCAAGAGAGCTCGCGCGCACTGTGGTGGGCCCCTCACGGCTCGATGAGCTGATGGAAAAGAGCAGGTTTCCTCAGATTGTAGAATGTCCCTGA
- the csm3 gene encoding type III-A CRISPR-associated RAMP protein Csm3, which yields MDNATLLGKVIVRGKIKAETGLHIGGPSVGLDIGGVDNVVIKDAEEKPYIPGSSLKGKMRSLLERMEGKKPNKNIGGVRIHSCENRDDLAGCNVCKIFGLPADEFSEPTRLIVRDAHLTEESEQMLREANTDLEYTEVKFENAIDRITSAANPRQTERVPAGAEFAFEMVYNVFDEQDKDMLRYVFEAMALLEDDYLGGQGSRGYGKVKFCELKVCWNSKEDYESGNVDVESKAVGYETPKAIVARFNELKSAMGW from the coding sequence ATGGATAATGCAACATTACTTGGAAAGGTGATAGTCCGTGGGAAGATAAAGGCAGAGACTGGGCTGCATATTGGTGGCCCAAGCGTTGGGCTCGACATCGGCGGTGTGGACAACGTGGTGATAAAAGATGCGGAGGAGAAGCCCTATATCCCTGGCTCGTCTCTGAAGGGAAAGATGAGGTCTCTGCTGGAGAGGATGGAGGGCAAAAAGCCCAACAAGAACATAGGTGGGGTGCGGATACACTCGTGTGAGAATAGGGATGACCTTGCTGGCTGCAATGTGTGCAAGATATTCGGGCTGCCAGCAGATGAGTTTAGCGAGCCCACACGGCTTATTGTGAGAGACGCACACCTCACGGAGGAGAGCGAGCAGATGCTGCGCGAGGCAAACACTGACCTCGAATATACCGAGGTCAAGTTCGAAAATGCCATCGACAGGATAACCTCTGCAGCCAATCCAAGGCAGACGGAGAGAGTCCCCGCGGGTGCCGAGTTTGCCTTTGAGATGGTGTATAACGTTTTTGATGAGCAGGACAAGGATATGCTTCGATATGTGTTTGAGGCGATGGCTCTGCTCGAGGACGACTATCTTGGTGGACAGGGCTCGAGGGGATACGGGAAGGTAAAGTTCTGTGAGCTGAAGGTGTGCTGGAACTCAAAGGAGGATTATGAGTCGGGCAATGTCGATGTGGAGTCCAAAGCGGTGGGGTATGAGACACCTAAAGCCATTGTTGCGAGATTCAATGAGCTGAAGAGCGCCATGGGGTGGTGA
- the csm5 gene encoding type III-A CRISPR-associated RAMP protein Csm5: MRCTLETLSPLHIGSGGRISPIEYIADDRLYRLDMDSVFRDDRFDAERYIREMMGGVVYIGSIDEGVHRRSENIRYAVDAERRVLSELRNLASRGAKDAEIYEFVKSADRPYIPASSVKGAIRTALLWHALKNDKRALMDECRYLEKNRRIDKRRADDKIEGQIFRGPDGNTHPPTHDVMRSLRVTDSTALPLDSLTILEVKTLTTRRGGYGWKKFSTFVEAMRPKTTVHLDISLDKFLLDDSIARELGLQDKIEMMRSVPESCNSFAYDLIDHELRFFREHCAQSNMGARMLEFYEHMRRLPLTGGEFLLRLGWGSGWDGMTVGRLLKECPNMDFHELLMKFHLGKGVRNIPFPKTRKVAFMGIMPYPLGWVKVRLE, from the coding sequence ATGAGATGTACCCTGGAGACTCTTTCACCCCTGCACATAGGAAGCGGTGGCCGTATCAGCCCCATTGAGTACATCGCTGATGACAGGCTGTACCGGCTGGATATGGACAGCGTGTTCAGAGATGATAGGTTCGATGCAGAGAGATATATCAGGGAAATGATGGGTGGTGTGGTGTATATAGGCAGCATAGATGAGGGTGTCCATAGAAGGAGCGAGAACATCCGCTATGCCGTGGACGCTGAGAGGAGAGTGCTTTCTGAACTCAGAAATCTGGCATCTCGAGGTGCTAAGGACGCTGAGATTTATGAGTTCGTCAAGAGTGCGGACAGGCCGTACATTCCTGCGAGTTCTGTAAAGGGTGCCATAAGAACGGCCCTGCTCTGGCACGCACTGAAGAACGATAAGAGGGCGCTCATGGATGAGTGCAGGTATCTGGAGAAGAACAGGAGAATAGACAAGAGAAGAGCAGACGACAAGATAGAGGGGCAAATATTCAGGGGACCCGACGGCAACACCCATCCACCCACGCATGATGTGATGAGGTCATTGCGGGTGACAGACAGCACTGCACTGCCCCTGGATAGCCTCACCATCTTGGAAGTAAAGACACTCACCACGAGGCGTGGAGGATATGGATGGAAGAAGTTCTCCACCTTTGTGGAGGCCATGAGACCAAAAACCACGGTTCATCTTGATATCTCTCTGGATAAGTTTCTGCTTGACGACTCCATCGCGAGGGAGCTGGGCCTTCAGGACAAAATCGAGATGATGAGGAGTGTTCCAGAATCCTGCAACTCCTTTGCATACGACCTAATAGACCACGAGCTTCGCTTTTTCAGGGAGCACTGTGCCCAATCGAATATGGGTGCGCGAATGCTCGAGTTCTATGAGCACATGAGGAGGCTGCCGCTTACAGGGGGAGAGTTTCTGCTGAGGTTGGGATGGGGAAGTGGGTGGGACGGAATGACGGTGGGAAGGCTGCTCAAAGAGTGTCCCAATATGGACTTTCACGAGCTACTGATGAAATTCCACCTTGGAAAGGGTGTAAGAAACATTCCATTCCCAAAAACGAGGAAGGTGGCATTTATGGGCATAATGCCCTATCCATTGGGGTGGGTGAAGGTGAGGTTGGAATGA
- the cas10 gene encoding type III-A CRISPR-associated protein Cas10/Csm1 has translation MPDEYELVLLAALLHDVGKFWQRTGEQGAHQQLGGRFIHQYIPPQWQGCAGIISKHHDVSAYLSEGYNPLKIVITADWLSSGERKNLNNEESANVVNTPLISVFPEIRKSQSKNRDISPSEYCYPLKKLEIRYDVLFPVPKEQYPKRQLSHEYKELWSEFVREVSKIKEVSEFEVYFNTMYYILQKYTWCIPSAVWKSRPDISLFNHLTTTCAIAACLRDIELDLTYCTALYRYVSKKELTDAEKESLDDERFLLIGGDVCGIQRFIYSVVSKGAAKALRGRSLYIQLLSETIAKHVLLRLNLPITNLLYCGGGHFLILAPHSAAPKLEEIEKWIAEKLLKIHKGELYVVLGSVGLSSSDLLSKRFGSRWHELSERIAWQKRQKFSSIMNEEHYDELFGATEEGGIKDICSVCGSEAALTPDEDDPSLKKCAFCRSLEHLAKQVAEKRYMLEIPTPTDVNGAPEDSWEHTLGMFGMRYVFVDEVGTLPEGAHVYTINSTAMPTGLCSCASAGFRFLLNTGLKEMSNLAKGSQGMKKWGVLRGDVDDLGVILSEGLGDDQSISRISTMSSMMSLYFSGWVHVICESFSKENSEGDLYGIYSGGDDLFIVGSWSALPKAAGKIYDDFRAFTCNNPDITLSCGITIAPTEKYPVSRAASLAKESLDRAKQSPGKNSICFLRPMSWEVFSGGVAQLRDRLLELIKSESIDSTVSRSLLQRLYAICRMFEDERSRGGTLAAKHDDRYGRWGWMLAYVISRARSGGKKDELLEDVKALVQSNIEHAIVAVRWVEFLTRKEEVR, from the coding sequence TTGCCAGACGAATATGAGCTTGTTTTGCTTGCGGCACTTTTGCACGATGTAGGCAAGTTTTGGCAACGAACTGGCGAGCAGGGAGCTCATCAGCAGCTGGGTGGGAGGTTCATTCACCAGTATATTCCACCTCAGTGGCAGGGGTGTGCAGGCATAATCTCGAAGCACCACGACGTCTCTGCATACCTCAGCGAGGGCTACAATCCCCTGAAGATAGTGATAACTGCTGATTGGCTTTCCTCTGGTGAGAGGAAGAACCTAAACAACGAAGAATCTGCCAATGTCGTGAACACCCCGCTGATAAGTGTTTTTCCTGAAATAAGGAAGTCTCAGAGTAAGAACAGAGACATATCGCCTTCGGAGTATTGCTACCCACTGAAGAAGCTTGAGATTAGATATGATGTGCTGTTTCCAGTCCCCAAGGAGCAATATCCAAAAAGACAACTCTCTCATGAGTACAAAGAGCTTTGGAGTGAGTTCGTGAGAGAAGTGAGCAAGATAAAGGAGGTTAGTGAGTTCGAGGTCTATTTCAATACGATGTATTATATTCTGCAGAAGTACACGTGGTGCATACCCTCTGCAGTATGGAAGTCAAGGCCAGACATATCTCTCTTTAATCATCTCACGACTACGTGTGCCATAGCGGCGTGCCTTCGTGATATAGAGCTCGACCTCACATACTGTACTGCCCTATACAGATATGTGAGTAAGAAGGAGCTGACGGATGCAGAGAAGGAGTCTCTGGATGATGAGCGATTCTTGCTCATAGGGGGCGATGTGTGTGGCATCCAGAGGTTCATATACTCTGTGGTCTCCAAGGGAGCTGCAAAGGCTCTTCGAGGCAGGTCGCTGTACATTCAGCTGCTAAGCGAGACAATTGCCAAGCACGTGCTGCTTAGGTTGAATCTTCCGATTACAAACCTTCTGTACTGTGGGGGCGGCCATTTCTTAATTCTTGCACCCCACTCTGCTGCACCAAAACTGGAAGAAATCGAGAAGTGGATTGCGGAGAAGCTTCTTAAGATTCACAAGGGCGAGCTATATGTGGTGCTTGGGTCGGTGGGACTTTCCAGCAGCGACCTGTTGAGCAAGAGGTTTGGCTCGAGGTGGCACGAGCTTTCAGAGAGAATTGCATGGCAAAAGAGGCAGAAGTTCTCCAGCATTATGAACGAGGAGCACTACGATGAGCTGTTTGGAGCCACAGAGGAAGGCGGTATTAAGGACATATGCAGCGTATGTGGTTCCGAAGCTGCACTAACACCCGATGAGGATGATCCATCTCTCAAAAAGTGTGCGTTCTGCAGGTCTTTGGAACATCTTGCAAAGCAGGTGGCAGAAAAGAGATACATGCTCGAGATTCCCACCCCCACGGATGTGAATGGTGCCCCAGAGGACTCGTGGGAGCATACCCTCGGAATGTTTGGAATGAGGTACGTATTTGTGGATGAGGTTGGCACTCTACCAGAGGGTGCCCATGTTTACACGATCAACAGTACTGCCATGCCAACTGGACTGTGCTCATGTGCATCTGCTGGCTTCAGGTTTCTGCTGAACACGGGGCTCAAGGAGATGAGTAATCTTGCCAAGGGCTCACAGGGCATGAAGAAATGGGGCGTGCTGAGAGGTGATGTGGACGATTTGGGTGTAATCCTCTCCGAGGGCCTGGGAGATGACCAGAGTATCTCTCGAATATCCACTATGAGCTCCATGATGTCTCTCTACTTTTCAGGATGGGTGCACGTCATATGTGAGAGCTTCTCCAAGGAAAACAGCGAGGGTGATCTCTATGGTATATACTCAGGCGGGGATGATCTTTTTATCGTGGGCTCGTGGAGTGCTCTGCCAAAGGCTGCCGGAAAGATATACGATGACTTCAGGGCGTTCACGTGCAACAACCCAGACATCACACTCTCATGTGGTATCACCATAGCTCCCACTGAGAAGTATCCAGTGTCCAGGGCTGCCAGCTTGGCCAAGGAGTCGCTCGACAGGGCAAAGCAATCCCCGGGGAAGAACTCAATCTGCTTTTTGCGTCCCATGAGCTGGGAAGTGTTTAGTGGTGGAGTAGCACAGCTGAGGGACAGGCTGTTGGAGCTCATTAAATCAGAGTCCATTGATTCCACTGTGTCCAGGTCGCTGCTCCAGAGACTCTATGCCATCTGCAGAATGTTTGAGGATGAACGTAGCAGAGGGGGTACATTGGCTGCAAAGCATGACGATAGATATGGCAGGTGGGGGTGGATGCTGGCATATGTGATATCCCGTGCGAGGAGTGGTGGGAAGAAGGACGAGTTGCTGGAGGATGTGAAGGCGCTCGTTCAAAGCAATATAGAGCACGCCATTGTTGCTGTTCGCTGGGTTGAGTTTTTGACCAGAAAGGAGGAGGTAAGATGA